From Vibrio tritonius, the proteins below share one genomic window:
- a CDS encoding ketopantoate reductase family protein, with product MKIAVIGAGAMGCLYGAYLSRSHDVVMIDTSVSQVEAIKAQGITLDEANGESVNFPNVTAAVSGEYQDAVDLVIVFVKSTYTEVALEQNSALFGESTLVMTLQNGAGNDRKIAQYVKPENIVIGTSKHNAVNLGEGRIKHPAQGDTTIGSNHNEKGSVLVAEQALIEAGFAVVVVDDIQRIIWSKLLVNLSINTFTAITETPIGYMVKNQHAWDFAKRLIYEAIEVAEADGTYFDRREALNMVKSVCETAGDGYSSMYQDRKHRVKMEIDAINGAIVEQAKLYGVPTPYNTLIVALIHSIEGAYELYD from the coding sequence ATGAAGATTGCTGTCATTGGTGCAGGGGCAATGGGCTGCCTATATGGAGCGTATTTAAGTCGTTCACACGATGTGGTGATGATTGATACGTCGGTTTCACAAGTTGAAGCGATTAAAGCGCAAGGGATTACGCTCGATGAAGCCAATGGTGAAAGTGTTAACTTTCCTAATGTGACTGCTGCGGTTTCTGGTGAGTATCAAGATGCTGTGGATTTGGTGATCGTTTTTGTTAAGTCTACTTACACTGAGGTCGCGCTAGAGCAAAACAGTGCTTTGTTTGGTGAGTCGACATTAGTCATGACTTTACAAAATGGCGCTGGTAACGATCGTAAAATCGCACAATACGTGAAACCTGAAAATATCGTTATTGGCACCAGTAAACACAACGCTGTGAATCTTGGTGAAGGCCGTATCAAACATCCCGCACAAGGTGATACCACCATCGGTAGTAATCATAATGAGAAGGGGTCAGTACTCGTAGCAGAGCAAGCGCTGATAGAAGCGGGTTTTGCTGTGGTAGTGGTGGATGACATTCAGCGTATCATCTGGAGCAAGCTTTTAGTCAACCTTTCTATTAATACCTTTACCGCGATTACCGAAACGCCTATCGGTTATATGGTGAAAAACCAGCACGCATGGGATTTTGCTAAGCGACTCATCTATGAAGCAATTGAAGTTGCCGAAGCGGATGGAACCTATTTTGATCGCCGTGAAGCACTCAATATGGTGAAATCGGTGTGTGAAACAGCAGGTGATGGTTACTCTTCGATGTATCAAGATCGCAAGCATCGCGTCAAAATGGAAATCGATGCTATCAATGGCGCGATTGTCGAGCAAGCGAAACTGTATGGTGTACCAACGCCTTACAACACTTTGATTGTTGCTCTGATTCACTCAATCGAAGGTGCGTACGAGCTGTACGACTGA
- a CDS encoding helix-turn-helix domain-containing protein, whose translation MDEHLNINRHIGGRIRAYRKTRGLTIAQLAERIHKSRATVSKYETGEISLDMPMLFTLASALNITPNQLIDYQVERLAETIKPQSNLTTFHNADQLYFYFYDGRYNRVKDGVIKILPDKEGNQHTATLTISVVTPNGRSSEIYYIGSVTYSDRLIRFSFINQYNTLEECLLYIFNPLELRDSTYGLLCGISSSDMRPCAIKSFVTLSPQTYSEKLKEALLLTKAELKASSKLNMLVVDNLL comes from the coding sequence ATGGATGAACACCTCAATATTAATCGCCATATCGGCGGTCGCATTCGTGCTTATCGCAAAACTCGAGGCCTCACCATAGCTCAACTAGCGGAACGTATTCATAAGAGTCGCGCAACTGTCTCCAAATATGAAACAGGAGAAATCTCTTTGGATATGCCAATGCTATTCACATTGGCTAGCGCGCTAAACATAACTCCTAATCAATTAATTGATTATCAAGTCGAACGTTTAGCTGAAACAATCAAACCCCAAAGCAATTTGACCACTTTTCACAATGCCGACCAGCTCTATTTTTACTTCTATGATGGCCGCTACAATCGCGTTAAAGACGGCGTGATAAAAATCCTGCCTGATAAAGAAGGCAATCAACACACCGCAACTCTCACCATCAGTGTCGTGACACCCAATGGCCGCAGCAGCGAAATCTACTACATTGGCAGTGTAACCTATAGCGACCGACTGATTCGTTTCTCGTTTATCAACCAATACAACACATTGGAAGAGTGTTTGTTGTATATTTTCAACCCACTTGAACTGCGTGACAGCACCTATGGACTTTTGTGCGGCATCTCCTCATCCGACATGCGCCCATGCGCGATTAAATCATTTGTGACATTGTCACCACAAACTTACTCAGAAAAACTAAAAGAAGCCCTGCTTCTCACCAAAGCCGAACTCAAAGCCTCCAGCAAACTCAATATGCTGGTCGTAGACAACCTGCTGTGA